The genomic stretch AGCGGGCCTTCGACTGGCTGGATGCGCCGGTGGCGCGGGTGGCCTGCAAGGATGTGCCGCTGCCCTACAATCGGAATCTCGAGTTCTACGCGCTGCCATCCGAGGAAGACGTGGTCGAGGCGGTCCTCGGGATGTTCAAGGAGTGAGCCGTGACGATTGAAGTGACGATGCCCCAGATGGGGGCGGACATGGTGGAGGGCACGCTCGTCCGCTGGCTGAAGCAGGTTGGCGACACGGTGCGGCGCGGGGATGTCATCGCCGAGATCGAGACGGACAAGGCGACCGTTGAGCTTGAGGCGTTCGAATCGGGGACGATCCTGAAGCTTGTTGCCAACGAGGGCGATATTGTGCCGGTAGGGGACGTTATCGCGATCCTCGGCGACCCGGCGGAGGTGCCGCCCGAGGTGGAGCGAAAGCCGGTGCCGCCGCCGGCGAAGCGGGAGATCGAGCCCGAGCTCAAGGCGGCAGCAGCAACGGCAAAGGCCGCGGAACCGGCGGCGGCGACCGCGCAGGCCGAGGAGCCGGAGGACGGGAGAATCCGGATCAGCCCGGTGGCCCGGAAGATCGCCCGTGAGGCGGGCATCGATATCCGCACCCTGAAGGGCTCGGGCCCGGACGGGCGGATTCTGCGGCGGGATGTGGAGGCGGCGATCGCGGCGCTGGCCGCGAGGCCGGCCGCCGCGGCCACGGCACCGGCAATGGCCCCGGCAGCGGCACCTGCTCCTGCCCCGGCCCGGCCCGCTCCTGCGCCGGCGCCTGCTGCTGCCGGCGGCGAAACGATCGAGCTGGGGAAGATGCGGAAGGCGATCGCGCACCGGATGACGCTTTCGAAGCAGACGCAGCCGCACTACTACCTGACGCTCGACATCGATATGACGGACGCGCTGGCGTTCCGGTCACAGCTGAATGCCGGGCTGTCCGAGGGGCAGAAGGTGACAATCAACGACCTGATCGTGAAGGCGTGCGCGCTAGCGCTGGAGCGGCACCCGAAGTTCAACGCGGCGTACTCCGATGATGGTCTCCGGATGCACGAGCGGATCAATATCTGCATCGGCATTGCGCTCGACGAGGGGCTGATTGCGCCGGCGGTGCTGGATTGCCAGGCGAAATCGCTGGGCCGGATTGCGCAGGAGACGAAGGACCTGATCGAACGGGCGCGCGCCGGGAAGCTGACGGCGGCCGAGTACGGCGAAGGGACGTTCACGATTACGAACCTGGGCGCGTACGGGGTTGAGACCCTTATCGGCATTATCAACCCGAGCCAGGCGGCCATTCTCGGTGTCGGTGCGGTCATGCCGAAGCCGGTGGTGCGCGACGGGGAGATTGTTATCCGGCAGGTGATGAAGGTGGCGCTCAGCGCCGATCACCGGGTGACCGACGGCGTCGAAGGGGCGCGGTTCATCAAGGAGATCCAGGGCATCCTGGAACAGCCGGCAACCCTGGCGCTCTAACGCGGGGCGTCTTCGGTCCGGTCGCGCGGGATGCGGATGAGCCCCTCCTGGGCGACGGAGGCGATGCGCAGCCCGTTCGGGGTCCAGATGGAGCCGAAGATGAGCCCGCGGGCGTGGCGGGCGACAGGGCTTTCGCTCGCGTAGAGGACCCAGCCGTTGAAGTTGACGGGCCCGTGGAACCAGACCGCGTGGTCGAGGCTGGCGGACATGCGGCGGCCCCAGGTCAGGCCGTGGGGCCTCGCAGCCGTGGAGAGGAGGGTGCGGTCGCTGGCGTAGGTGAGCACGGCGGCGTGGATGAGCGGGTCATCGGGCAGTTCGCCATTGGGGCGCATCCAGATGCGGCGCCGGGCGGGCAGGCGCTCGCCCGGGAGGTCGGGGTCGACGACGCGGATTTCAACAGGCTGGGAGCGGCGGCGGCGTTCGGCGTCTTCAAGGATTTCGCCACGGACCTCCTCCCAGTCGGGGAGGCCATCGGGCGGCGGAGCGGCGGGCATCACGTCCTGGTGGGCGACGCCGTCTTCGGGCCTGGCGAAGGAGGCGCTCAGGTCGAAGATGGCTTCGCCGCCCTGGTAGGCGACGACGTGACGGGTCGAGAAGGTGCGCCCGTCGCGGATGCGGTCGACGACGAAGCGGATGGGGACATCGTGGCTGCCGCCCTTGAGGAAGTAGGCGTGGAGGGAGTGGATGAACCCCGCGCCGGGCTCGAGGGTGAGGCCGGCGGCCATGACGGACTGCGCGGCGACGTGGCCGCCGAAGAGGCGGCCGGTGCCAGGCCCGGGTTGCCCCAGGAAGAGGTCGCGGTCGAGCCGTTCGAGCTGCAGGTTCTGGAGGAGCAGGTCGAGGGCGCGGCTTCGAGTCACGGCAGGTACTCCAGGGGGACAGGGGGGTTGGCGAGCGGACGGGCGGCGATAGCCATGAGGATCATGAGGTTGTCGTCGCCGGCGATGCGGTTTTCATGCAGGACGCCGCAGGACTTGCAGCGGTGGATAAGCATCCATTCGCCGTCAGGTGCGACGAAGACGGCGAGGGGCTCCATGGGGCCGCCGCAGGCAGCCTTCCTGTCGCCGGGGAAGTTATCGACGTGGCGGCTCCAGAGGCACCGGTTGCAGTGATTGCGCTGGGTTGTGCCGAAGGCGAGGGTGTCGACAGTGCTCCGGCATTTGATGCAGCGGAATGTCTCGGCGTCGGGCATGGGGACGTCCTCAACAGTACTGCCGGTGCGGGTTACGGTCAGCGGAGGCGGCGGCCCATGATGTAGAACGGCCAGCCGCCGGCGGTGAAGGTCATTTCGGCGAGGTACTCGAAGCCGAGGCGTGCGTACAGCTCGTGGGCACGGCTGTCAGTGCGGGTGCTGAGAACGGCGGTCCGCTCGGTGAGGCCGTCGAGGAGGGCGTTGACGAGCGCGCTGCCGACGCCGCGGCCCTGCGCAGCGGGGGCGACCGCGACTTCGACGACTTCATAGGCATCGCTCAGCCACTCGGCAGCGACGCGGGGCCCGACCCAGCGGACGACGGCATCGTGCCACCACTGGCCGTCTTCGCCGTGGTAGCCGTAGGCCATCCCGCAGACTTCGCCATCGGCGGATTCGGCGATGAGGAAGCGGAAGCCCTTGCGGTAGCGATGGGTATCTCGGATGCGGGCGCGGACCTCACGTCCGCGGTCGAGGTCGCTGTAGGGCGGTTCGGCGAACGCGTCGCCGTAGACCGCGATGGCCCCCTCGAAGAGGGGGCCATGGGGTTCGATAGCGCGGATGCGGATGGTGGTTGCTGTCACGCCATCAGCCGCGGTACTGGGTCTTGCCGCCGACGCGGTCCTTGTTGAGCCGTTTGTTGAGGTGGAGCCCTTCGAGGATGAATTCGACGGCGGCCGCGGTTTCGGCGTCGCTGCCGGCCCCGCCGAGCTTCTCCACAGCCGGCATGAGACCTTCGATCTGGCGGGCGACGGCGGCGTGCTCGCGGGAGGGAACCATGTCGCCGACTTCGACGGCCACGCCGGCTTTGAAGCGGTTCACAACCTGCTCCAGTTCGCCGAGGTTGAACGAGCGGTTGAAGACGGCCACGACCGCGCCCTGGATGAGCTTTTCGATGATCTGGTCTTCGCGGCCGTCCTCGACGGTTTCGAACTCGACCTTGCCGGAGAGGGCCGGGACAACATAGGGGAGGTCGCTGACGCGCGGGACGACGCGGTCTTCGCCGGTGACGATGGCGCGGCGGAGGGCATTGGCGAGCATCGACTCGTAGTTGGCGATGGAGGCGCGGACGCTGACGCCCGAGCGCTGGTTGATGTCGGGGCTGCGTCGGGCGAGCCGGCTGATCTCGGCAATGATCTCCTTCATGTATTGCGGGACGGCGACGTCGAAGTCGGCCGGCACCGGGTGGTGCTCCGCTTCCATGATGTCGATTTCGTGTTCGATGCGGGTCGGGTAGTGGGTGCGGACCTGGGCGCCGTAGCGGTCCTTGAGCGGCGTAATGATGCGGCCGCGGTTGGTGTAGTCCTCGGGGTTAGCGGAGGCGACGATGAAGACATCGAGCGGCAGGCGGATGCGGTAGCCGCGGATCTGGACGTCGCGCTCCTCCATGATGTTGAGGAGGCCGACCTGGATGCGTTCGGCGAGGTCGGGGAGCTCGTTGATGCAGAAGATGCCGCGGTTGGTGCGCGGGATAAGGCCGTAGTGGATGGTGAGCTCATCGCTCAGGTAGCGGCCTTCAGCGACCTTAATGGGGTCGACCTCGCCGATGAGGTCGGCGATGGTGATGTCGGGGGTGGCGAGCTTCTCACCGTAGCGTTTCTCGCGGGGGAGCCACTCGATGGGGGCGTCGTCTCCCTTTTCGGCGATGAGATCGCGGCCGGCCTGGGTGATGGGGTTGAAGGGGTCCTCGGGGATTTCGCAGCCGGCGAGGATGGGGATCTCCTCGTCGAGGAGGTTGACGAGGGAGCGGATGATGCGGGATTTCGCCTGGCCGCGCTCGCCGAGGAAGATGATGTCCTGGCCGGCGAGGATGGCGTTGACGATGTGGGGGATGACGGTGTCGTCGTAGCCGTAGATGCCCGGGAAGAGGGTTTCGCCGGCGCGGATCTTCGCGATGAGGTTCTTCCGCATCTCCTCGCGGACGGGAAGGACGCGATAGCCGGAGGCGCGAAGTTCGCCGACGGTGCGGGGACGTTCGAGTGTCGTCACTGGTGTGCCACTCCGATGAGGTTACCGGCTGGATGCCGGGAGCCGATGGAGGGGCGGCGCCCCGTGGCGCAAGCCCGTTCCCGGACACTGCCGCTGGCAGTGCGCCCGGTACCGTTCGCAGGTACCGGGCCTCTGGCTCAATCTTAGGGTGCCCCCCAGGCCTGTCAACCGAGGGTGAGCGGGCTGGCATTCGCGGGGGAAATTACCCGAGCAGGGCGTCGATTTCGGCCAGCCGGTCCGGCGTGTTGGCGTTGAGGAAGCTGCGCAGGCCGGGATCCACAGCGCGGAGCTCGGCTTCGCCGGGTTCGACGACGCGGAGACCTGCGTAGGCAGCGAGGATGCGGAGGCCGCCTGCCCCGGACTCGACCGCACGGCGGAAGGCCGGGGCACAGGTTGCGGGCCGGTAGACCGCGACGAGCGGCTGGGGGTAGCCGCCGACCCGCGGACAGACGACATCCGCAGAGGCTGCGCGGGCGATGTCGGCGAGGCGCGCAAGGAGGGCGGGAGCGATGAGCGGGGCATCGCAGGAGCATGCGAAGGCGAGCGGGGCCGCGACCGCGGCAAGGCCGGTCGCGAGGCCCGCGAGGGGCCCGAGGCCGGGGAATTCATCGTCGACGAGGTCGACCGGGACCGGCAGGTCGAGCGGGGGTAACAGTTGCCCGGGGGCGCGGACGATGACGAGGCGGTCGACCGCCGGCGCGACGGCCTCTGCGACCCACTGGAGGAGGGGCCGGCCGCGGAGCGGTGCGGAGGCTTTATCGCGGCCGAAGCGGGTGCTGCGGCCCCCGGCGAGGATGACGGCCTCGAGGCCGCGGCTCACGGGGCACCGTAGAATCGAAGAGATGCTGCTGGATGCATTTGGATTCGCCCCGGGAGAGATGGTGGCGGCGGTCGGCGGCGGGGGCAAGACGTCGCTGCTGTTCCGGCTGGCGCTGGAGGCGCAGGGGCGGGGGATACCGGTGGTGGTGACGACGACCGTAAGGTTCACCCAGCCAGCGGGCCTGCCGATGCCGCCGGTGGTGACGGCCGAGCCCGGCGAGCTGGCTGCGCGGGCAGCGTCGGCCCTATCCGAATACGGCGCGGCTACGCTCATCTCCGGCCGGGGCGAACGAGGGCGGATGCTCGGGTTCGCGCCCGGTGCAGTCGACCTGCTGGCGGGGCAGGACCGGCTGGTGCTGGTGGAAGCGGACGGGTCGGCGCACCGCCCATTCAAGGCGCCCGCGGCGCACGAGCCGGTCATCCCGGCGGCCGCCACCGCCGTGGTGGTCTGTGTTGGGGCCGCAGTGCTCGGGCAGCCGCTCGATGCGCGGTGGGTCCACCGTCCGGAGCTGGCGGGGCCGCTCGCGGGCCTGCGCCCGGGGGCGCCGGTTGACGCAGAAGCGGCGGCACGGGTGCTGCTTCACCCGGCGGGCGGGCGAAAGGGCGTCCCGGCCGGGGCGCGGCTCTGCGCGCTGGTGAACACGCCGGGGGCGCCGACGGCGGCGTCGATTGCGCTGGCGGAGCGGCTGCAGGCCGGCGGGTATGTGCGTGTGGTGGTCGCCACGGCGCACGCAGGAATCGTGCACGAGGTGAGGCAAGGTGGCGTGGTTTCGGCGCCGGCCGCGGATTACCGATGAGATTTACGGCAGGCTGATGACGTCCTTCGGGCGGGTAGTGGACCGCGACCCGATGGTGAAGCAGCCGGCGGCAGCGCTGGCGGAGCGGGTGGCCGCGGAGTTCACCGAGCTGGTGGAGGCGCTCGACGCGGGGATGTACCGGGGGGCCACCCTGTATCACCTGCGGCTGCTGGCAGGTGCGTGGATCATGGCCCGGGAAGGGGCGGTGCCGCGGGCGACGGCGGAAGTGTTCGAGGAGGCGCTGGCGTGGCGGTTCGAGCCGGTGCGGAAAGGGAGCCGCGTGCTGGCGCAGCGGGTGACAGCGCTCGCAAACGGCGAGTTCGAGCGGGACACGCGCATGTAGCCGGGCCGCGCAGCCGCAACACCGGCGTCATGCGTTCGAAACCGGGGCGCAACCGCCAGGTGCGATGCTGGCGGCATGGCAGTCGTCAGGGCAATTCGTCTTACCATGCCGGACCGGCCGGGCGCGCTGTCAGCGGTCGCAACAGCGCTGGCGGCCCACCGGGTAGATATCGTCCGGCTCGATGTGGTCTCCCACGAGGGCTCCGTGGTGGTCGACGACCTGCTCCTCCGGGCAGCGAGCGCCGAAGACATTGGGGCGGCAATTGGCGGGTTTTGGCCAGAGGTGGCCGTCCGAACGTTCGATGCGCCGCTCGGCGACCCCGCCGTGGAGATGGGCATGGCCATCGCCAACGTGACCGGGGCGCCGACGCAGGTGGAGGCCCGGTCGCAGCTGGTGACAGGCATCTCGAGGGTGATGCGGGCAGACCGGGCTGCCGTGCTGCGGTGCATCGAGACGGGCGGGTTTGTCCCGGTTGTGGGCCTGCCGGCAACGGCGGTGGTTGGCCCGCATGAGCCGTTCGCCGGGCGGTGGGTGCTCGCACGTGGGGCAGCCGCGGCGTTCCCGGCCGCTGATGGCTGGGTGCCCGCAGCGTTTGCGTCGGAAACGGGCGCGGCCTGGGTGGCCATAGCACCTCTTGGCACGGTGGAGCTGGCTGTGGCGATCCGCACGATGGCGACGCCGTTCTACCGCGGGGAACTGGAGCGGCTCGACGTGCTGGCAAAAGCGGTGACGCCGGTGTTCGACCGGGGGAGAGGGTTTCGCGGGTCGGCTGAGCCCGGGCCGGGCGGTACGCTGCCCGCGCGGGCAATCACCCTCGGAGCGGCATGAGAGTCTCAGGCGGGGAGGGTGCGAACGGCAGCCTCGACGACGCGGGCGCAGTCGAGCATTTCGGGGACGACGAGGTACTCATCCTTCGTGTGCTGGTTGTAGCCGCCGCGGCCAATGACCACGGCGGCGATGCCATGGCCGCGGAAGACGTTCCCGTCGGTGCCGCCGCCGACCGGGTGGGGGTTCGGCTCGAAGCCGAGGGAGCGGAGCACGGGGTAGAGGAGGTCGGCGGCGGGGTCGCCGGGTTCGAGCCGGTAGCCGGGGTAGGCCATGCGGATGGATGCCTCGATGCGGGCGCCCGGGTGGCGGGCCTGCACGGTCTCAATGTGGCGGCGGGCGCTGCGCGCGAGGGTCTCGGCCTTTTCTTCGACCATGGAGCGGAATTCGCCCTGGACCAGGCAATAGTCAGGGACGGCGTTGCGTACGAGCCCGCCGCGGATGATGCCGACATTGCCGGTCGTCTCATCGTCGAGGCGGCCCTGGGGGAGGCCGGCGACGATCTCGGCGGCGATGGTGACCGCCGGGATGCCTTTTTCGGGCTCGAGACCGGCGTGGGCGCTCCGGCCGTGAACCTCGATGTCGTAGACGTAGTGGTAGGGCGCCTGGCCCTGGATGGACGAGGGCGGACCGCCGCTATCGATGACGATGGCCACCCTGGCGGTGATCCGGGAGTAGTCCATGTTCGCGGCACCAACCAGGCCGACCTCTTCGCCGCGGCTGACGGCGACTTCGACCGTGCGATGCGGTCCGCCGTCTTCGATGAGCGACTGGAGGACCTCGAGGATGACGGCGCAGCCGGCCTTGTTGTCGGCGCCGAGGATGGTGGTGCCGTCGCTGCGGATGATGTCGGGGCCGTCCCAGCGGGGCTTAATGCCGCGCCCGGGCTCGACGGTATCCATGTGGGCGGAGAGGAGCACCGGGGCGCCGGCGCCCTCGAGGCGGGCGAGCACGTTGCCGGCCGCATCCTGGACGGCCTGGAGGCCGAGGGCGCGCAGGCGGTGTTCGAGCTCACCGGCGATGGCGTCCTCTTCACCGGATGGCGAGTCGATGCCGACGAGGTCGAGAAACGTCTGCACGATGCGGTCGCGGGTGATCATGGGCAGCACTCCGGGGCTGGTCGCTGGGGAGAGGATACGGCGCGGGAGCAGCGCCAAACATTTCTCCTGGCGTTAATGAATGTTTCATGCGGGTGCCGCATAGTGGAGGTATGGAACTCGTGATCTCCAGCCGGGAGCTTCGGCTCGAAGTCGCGCACAACGTGCGCCACCTTGGCGGCTACCGGACGGCGGCCGGAACGCAAACCACCGACATCGCCATCCGGTCGGCCAGCCTGCACCGGCTGACCGACCGCGGTCTGGAGCAGCTGCGCGAGCGCGAGGTGCTGACCATCGTCGACTTCCGCTCGGATGCGGAGCGGGAGCGGGACCGGACGCCGGATGCCAGCCGGTACGGGATACGGGTGGTGCACGCGCCGGTGTTCCAGCACGACATGTCGCCGGCGGGTTTCGATGGCGAGTTCCCGGGATTCGCGGTCATGTACGCGATGTTCCTCGAGGTGGGGGCTGCGGCCTACCGGACGCTCTTCGAGACGTTCGCCGAGGCGGATGGACGGGTGCTCTTCCACTGTGCCGCGGGGAAGGACCGGACGGGCATCGCGGCTGCGCTGCTGCTCGACCTCGCGAGGGTCGACGAGGCAACGATCATCGAGGACTACATGGTGACGGAACAGCTGCTGGCGCCGTTGAAGGAGCAATGGCTTCCGCAGATGCGGGAGCGGGGCTTCGACGAGGAACGGGCTGCAGCGCTGCTGGCGGCTCCGCCGGAGGATATGGCGGCGACGCTGCGGCATCTCCGGGAGCGGTACGGGTCGGCAGAGGGCTACGCGCGCGCGATTGGCGTCAGCAGCGACACCGTTTCGGCCGTGCGCGCACGGCTTACGGCGTAGCGGCGGGGCCCTGGAGCCGTTCGAGCTCTGCTTCGAGTTCGCGGAGGCGGCGACGCTGGCTGCGGTCGCGTTCGAAGCGCTCGGTGATATCGCGGCAGTGGGCGAGGGCACCGAGAACCGTGCCGGTTTCGTCTTTGACGATGGCGAACGTCATCTCAATGTAGAACTCGGAGCCGTCGGCGCGGCGGGCGCGCGTGGGCATGGCCTGGCCGCGGTATTTGGTATCGCCGGCGGCGAGCGCGCGGTCGTAGGCCGTCCAGTGGGCCTCCCGGAACGGCTCCGGGATGATGATGTTGAGGTCCTGCCCGATGGCTTCGGCAGCGGGGAAGCCGAACATCGCCTCAGCGGCGGGATTCCACACCTGGATGACGCCATCGAGGCCGGCGAAGATGACGGCGTCCGGCGACTGGCGGAGAAGCAGGTCGGCGAGGCTGGACGGCATGGGCACGACCCCCGGCAATGTCAATGCCGTGACTTTACACCCACCGCTGCCAGTTTTGCGGCCAAGTCGAAGCGGAACGGGGCCCGGCAGCACATGCTGCCGGGCCCCGGACGCGAATGACAGGTGCGGCTTAGCCCTGGGCCGCCTTCTTCGCCGCGTAGTGCTCCTCGCGGGTCTCGCGGAAGGACCACGGGACGTAGGCGTCGGAGAGGTCGGTGATTTTGCTCCAGTTGGCGGCGAACCAGTCGGCGTCCTTGAACTCGTGCGGGTCGTAGGTGACGCCCTTATTGGCGACGATGGCGATGCGGCTGTAGCGGCCGCCGGAGGCGGCGATGCAGATGCCGCTTTCCTCGCACTGGGGCGAGCAGAGGTAGGTGACGGCCGGGGCGACATGCTCGGGGGCCATGACGACCGCGCGCTCGGGGTCGTTGGGGTCACGGCCCATGAGATTGGCGGTCATGCGCGTCTGGGCGGCCGGGGCGATGAGGTTGACGTTGATGTTGTACTTTTCGCCTTCGAGCTTAAGGACGTTCATGAGGCCGTACATGCCGGCCTTGGCGGCGCCGTAGTTGGCCTGGCCGAAGTTGCCGATAAGGCCGGAGGTGCTGGTGGCCATGACGAAGCGGCCGTAGGACTGCTGGCGGAAGATGGGCCAGGCGTGGTGGGCGAGGTTGTAGCACTGCTTGAGGTGGACGCGGATGACGGCGTCCCAATCCTGTTCGCTCATGTTGTGGATGGTGACGTCGCGGAGGATGCCGGCGTTTGCGACGACAGCATCGAGCCGGCCCCAGGTGTCGACGGCGAGCTTGATCATCTTGTAGCAGTCTTCGTAGCTGCCGACGTCGCCGCCATCGGCGATGGCCTCGCCGCCGGCGGCCTTGATTTCGTTGACGACCTGCTGGGCGGGGGTGTCGTCGTGTCCTTCGCCTGAGACGGAGCCGCCGAAGTCGTTGACGACGACTTTTGCGCCGTGCTTGGCGAGGTCGAGGGCGTAGGCGCGGCCGAGGCCGCGGCCGGCGCCGGTAACCAGGACGACCTGGCCATCGAGACGAACTGCCATGGGTGCTGTTCCTCCGAGGAAGCGGTTGTGCGAGGGAATCCTACGCCATCAGCGGCCTGTGGGCTTGGGCGCGGTGGCGGTTATTTGGCTGCGACGGAAACGGTGGACCCGGATTCGAT from Tepidiforma thermophila encodes the following:
- a CDS encoding magnesium chelatase; the encoded protein is MTTLERPRTVGELRASGYRVLPVREEMRKNLIAKIRAGETLFPGIYGYDDTVIPHIVNAILAGQDIIFLGERGQAKSRIIRSLVNLLDEEIPILAGCEIPEDPFNPITQAGRDLIAEKGDDAPIEWLPREKRYGEKLATPDITIADLIGEVDPIKVAEGRYLSDELTIHYGLIPRTNRGIFCINELPDLAERIQVGLLNIMEERDVQIRGYRIRLPLDVFIVASANPEDYTNRGRIITPLKDRYGAQVRTHYPTRIEHEIDIMEAEHHPVPADFDVAVPQYMKEIIAEISRLARRSPDINQRSGVSVRASIANYESMLANALRRAIVTGEDRVVPRVSDLPYVVPALSGKVEFETVEDGREDQIIEKLIQGAVVAVFNRSFNLGELEQVVNRFKAGVAVEVGDMVPSREHAAVARQIEGLMPAVEKLGGAGSDAETAAAVEFILEGLHLNKRLNKDRVGGKTQYRG
- a CDS encoding acyl-CoA thioesterase encodes the protein MTRSRALDLLLQNLQLERLDRDLFLGQPGPGTGRLFGGHVAAQSVMAAGLTLEPGAGFIHSLHAYFLKGGSHDVPIRFVVDRIRDGRTFSTRHVVAYQGGEAIFDLSASFARPEDGVAHQDVMPAAPPPDGLPDWEEVRGEILEDAERRRRSQPVEIRVVDPDLPGERLPARRRIWMRPNGELPDDPLIHAAVLTYASDRTLLSTAARPHGLTWGRRMSASLDHAVWFHGPVNFNGWVLYASESPVARHARGLIFGSIWTPNGLRIASVAQEGLIRIPRDRTEDAPR
- a CDS encoding dihydrolipoamide acetyltransferase family protein codes for the protein MTIEVTMPQMGADMVEGTLVRWLKQVGDTVRRGDVIAEIETDKATVELEAFESGTILKLVANEGDIVPVGDVIAILGDPAEVPPEVERKPVPPPAKREIEPELKAAAATAKAAEPAAATAQAEEPEDGRIRISPVARKIAREAGIDIRTLKGSGPDGRILRRDVEAAIAALAARPAAAATAPAMAPAAAPAPAPARPAPAPAPAAAGGETIELGKMRKAIAHRMTLSKQTQPHYYLTLDIDMTDALAFRSQLNAGLSEGQKVTINDLIVKACALALERHPKFNAAYSDDGLRMHERINICIGIALDEGLIAPAVLDCQAKSLGRIAQETKDLIERARAGKLTAAEYGEGTFTITNLGAYGVETLIGIINPSQAAILGVGAVMPKPVVRDGEIVIRQVMKVALSADHRVTDGVEGARFIKEIQGILEQPATLAL
- a CDS encoding GNAT family N-acetyltransferase; the protein is MTATTIRIRAIEPHGPLFEGAIAVYGDAFAEPPYSDLDRGREVRARIRDTHRYRKGFRFLIAESADGEVCGMAYGYHGEDGQWWHDAVVRWVGPRVAAEWLSDAYEVVEVAVAPAAQGRGVGSALVNALLDGLTERTAVLSTRTDSRAHELYARLGFEYLAEMTFTAGGWPFYIMGRRLR
- a CDS encoding PAS domain S-box protein, translating into MPSSLADLLLRQSPDAVIFAGLDGVIQVWNPAAEAMFGFPAAEAIGQDLNIIIPEPFREAHWTAYDRALAAGDTKYRGQAMPTRARRADGSEFYIEMTFAIVKDETGTVLGALAHCRDITERFERDRSQRRRLRELEAELERLQGPAATP
- a CDS encoding RNHCP domain-containing protein — protein: MPDAETFRCIKCRSTVDTLAFGTTQRNHCNRCLWSRHVDNFPGDRKAACGGPMEPLAVFVAPDGEWMLIHRCKSCGVLHENRIAGDDNLMILMAIAARPLANPPVPLEYLP
- a CDS encoding ACT domain-containing protein, whose amino-acid sequence is MAVVRAIRLTMPDRPGALSAVATALAAHRVDIVRLDVVSHEGSVVVDDLLLRAASAEDIGAAIGGFWPEVAVRTFDAPLGDPAVEMGMAIANVTGAPTQVEARSQLVTGISRVMRADRAAVLRCIETGGFVPVVGLPATAVVGPHEPFAGRWVLARGAAAAFPAADGWVPAAFASETGAAWVAIAPLGTVELAVAIRTMATPFYRGELERLDVLAKAVTPVFDRGRGFRGSAEPGPGGTLPARAITLGAA
- the mobA gene encoding molybdenum cofactor guanylyltransferase gives rise to the protein MSRGLEAVILAGGRSTRFGRDKASAPLRGRPLLQWVAEAVAPAVDRLVIVRAPGQLLPPLDLPVPVDLVDDEFPGLGPLAGLATGLAAVAAPLAFACSCDAPLIAPALLARLADIARAASADVVCPRVGGYPQPLVAVYRPATCAPAFRRAVESGAGGLRILAAYAGLRVVEPGEAELRAVDPGLRSFLNANTPDRLAEIDALLG
- the yqeC gene encoding selenium cofactor biosynthesis protein YqeC; translation: MLLDAFGFAPGEMVAAVGGGGKTSLLFRLALEAQGRGIPVVVTTTVRFTQPAGLPMPPVVTAEPGELAARAASALSEYGAATLISGRGERGRMLGFAPGAVDLLAGQDRLVLVEADGSAHRPFKAPAAHEPVIPAAATAVVVCVGAAVLGQPLDARWVHRPELAGPLAGLRPGAPVDAEAAARVLLHPAGGRKGVPAGARLCALVNTPGAPTAASIALAERLQAGGYVRVVVATAHAGIVHEVRQGGVVSAPAADYR
- a CDS encoding SDR family NAD(P)-dependent oxidoreductase, whose product is MAVRLDGQVVLVTGAGRGLGRAYALDLAKHGAKVVVNDFGGSVSGEGHDDTPAQQVVNEIKAAGGEAIADGGDVGSYEDCYKMIKLAVDTWGRLDAVVANAGILRDVTIHNMSEQDWDAVIRVHLKQCYNLAHHAWPIFRQQSYGRFVMATSTSGLIGNFGQANYGAAKAGMYGLMNVLKLEGEKYNINVNLIAPAAQTRMTANLMGRDPNDPERAVVMAPEHVAPAVTYLCSPQCEESGICIAASGGRYSRIAIVANKGVTYDPHEFKDADWFAANWSKITDLSDAYVPWSFRETREEHYAAKKAAQG
- a CDS encoding tyrosine-protein phosphatase, coding for MELVISSRELRLEVAHNVRHLGGYRTAAGTQTTDIAIRSASLHRLTDRGLEQLREREVLTIVDFRSDAERERDRTPDASRYGIRVVHAPVFQHDMSPAGFDGEFPGFAVMYAMFLEVGAAAYRTLFETFAEADGRVLFHCAAGKDRTGIAAALLLDLARVDEATIIEDYMVTEQLLAPLKEQWLPQMRERGFDEERAAALLAAPPEDMAATLRHLRERYGSAEGYARAIGVSSDTVSAVRARLTA
- a CDS encoding M20/M25/M40 family metallo-hydrolase, with protein sequence MITRDRIVQTFLDLVGIDSPSGEEDAIAGELEHRLRALGLQAVQDAAGNVLARLEGAGAPVLLSAHMDTVEPGRGIKPRWDGPDIIRSDGTTILGADNKAGCAVILEVLQSLIEDGGPHRTVEVAVSRGEEVGLVGAANMDYSRITARVAIVIDSGGPPSSIQGQAPYHYVYDIEVHGRSAHAGLEPEKGIPAVTIAAEIVAGLPQGRLDDETTGNVGIIRGGLVRNAVPDYCLVQGEFRSMVEEKAETLARSARRHIETVQARHPGARIEASIRMAYPGYRLEPGDPAADLLYPVLRSLGFEPNPHPVGGGTDGNVFRGHGIAAVVIGRGGYNQHTKDEYLVVPEMLDCARVVEAAVRTLPA